The window TAAGCTTAAATCATATGCTAATAGAGGAATTGTATTCATACAAGCTACTCACTGTTATCCCTTTCTTCAGTCAAACCAAAACCCAGGTTTCTTCGTGTTAACACACTCAGGACCAGTACAGATTCTGTCATCGAAGAACTGAACAAAATACACAAGGTACTTCATCCATCTTCATGTTTAGCAAGCCTGTTGCTGTAAGGAACAGTCTAAGCAATTCTTCCGGAAACTACTGCTGTAAATGCAACCTTAttttcaaattgtactacttgTGAGACTCGACTAATTTCATTCAGTATTGAGTAGGTTGATAAAGACGAATTGGTTCCGGACTTGTTGGTGCTCCCACCTGGAACTGATTTGCATAACCACCATTTGGTCTCAGAAGGAAAAGTATTTTTACAAGTGAAGTCTTGTATTTCTATAGCGTTTACTCTTGAATGACCTATGAATAATACCGATTGCCTTTTTCCTCATCTTTAACTCCTTTCACAGGGGAAAGCAAGTTGTATGGTGGCAGTTGCATTATGCCCTGAGCCAGGCTGGAAGGTTAGTGCATTCGATCTGGCTGGACTAAaatttcattaatatttattattatcTTGAAACTATTTGCAGCCAAAGATCTACAGCCCTAAAAGGAAGGCAGCATATGTTCTTGATAGATGCTAAGTAGCAGTAGTAAACTAGTTTATTACCCTGCCTTTCCTGTATGCTTGCTTAATTAAATGATGGATATGACTTTACATAAATAAGATTTTAATATCATCTGAATTACAGTACTACCTATGTTAGTGCGTAGCAATAAATACTCCATTGATTTTGATTATTCTATGGCATGAGTTTTTGGTAATGCTGAAATTGCTGGTATGAATTGAGCATACAAAATAATACTAGTAGCTATGTGTTTACTTAAAATCTATATACTATTTCTCACTTTGCAAATAAATAAGTctatatgcttttttttttgttttcatcttttgtttttgtcatggatttggaaaaaaaattgtagcatCACAATATTTCCAGTCAAACAACATTACTTTGATTGTATTGCTTTTTAGTTACATCATATTAAATCATTAATTTCCACTTGAACATTAAACTTAGGTTATTGATGCATGTGCGGCTCCAGGGAATAAAACAGTCCATCTTGCTGCACTCATGAATGGAGAGGGGAGTATTACAGCTTGTGAACTTAATAAAGAGAGGACCAAGACTTTGCAAAATACTATCCGAAGATCCGGAGCAAACAGTATCCTCTCTTTAAGTTTCTGGTTTTAATGACCTTGATAGTGTATTTTTGCACATTGTTTTGCTGTTAACACATCCTTCTCACCATACTTTTAGTTTAAACTAgatcaatttattttttcaagTTTGCATAGTTTCTGCTGTAACTAAAATATCCAATGATCCTTTTGGACCTTCAGTATAAGCTTGTTCTGAAGGAATTTCTAGATATGCTACTTAAGTTGATGATTAAAACATTCCGCCTCCCTTAGATTGGGGTGTTAATTTCTTTGTAGAAAACATACTATAACCTCCTGCTTGCATCTTAACTTTAATACGTTTTCTCGATATGATCATAAATTGTCTTGATGATATGTAGTTTGTTCTTCTGTTTCCCAAGTTCTATGTCTGTTTGTACTTATTTACTATACATTGTCTGTTATGTCTTACAAAGTTCATGACATATTATGAAACTCATTTTCCTTGACCAATTGATTAGATATTGAAACAATCAATGGTGACTTTTTGGATATCGATAGCAATGATCCATCATATGCCGAGGTTTGTAGGAGTTATTGATAAATATTTTAGACGTCTTGTAGCCTTTTGCTTGCCTCATAGCACAGCTGTCCCTAATTTTGTGTGTTCCTATGAGATGATGATTGCTGCAGGTCCGAGCTATTCTATTAGATCCCTCTTGCTCTGGTTCCGGAATCTCTACAGAGAGACTTGACCATTTGCTCCCTTCGCACTCAAGAGGTAACTACAGGTTGATAACTTGTATATTCATACCCTGTCCAATTAAAAACTTTTTTGCATGATTTGCGATGAGCTTAGTATTTACTGTGTGCAATGTATGAGTTTGCCACGATGATATGCATCCTATCCTTGCATTCATGGAATTTTTGAGGGAAACATTTGCACTGAATGAAATCTTGATACGCAGGTAATCAGGATGATGCAAGTACGAGTTCAAGGATAAGGAAACTCTCCGCCTTCCAGAGGAAAGCGCTCTCACATGCTCTGTCATGTAAGTCCCTCCTCTTTTTCTGTATCCAATCTTAACATGTCAATGGACATCATCTGCACAATTCTGAAGCTTCCCTCCACCTCTTGCCCAGTCCCCTCTGTGGAGAGAGTGGTCTACAGCACCTGCTCAATCCACCAAGCTGAGAACGAGGACGTCGTGAGCTCCGTCCTGCCATTGGCGTCATCgctcggattcgagctcgcTACTCCATTCCCTCAATGGCGACGCCGTGGTCTCCCCGTCTTTGAAGGATGTAGGTGTTCTATACCTCAAATTTCAACCATGATCAGTCCTGGATGACAATCCATTgacgagtaaaaaaaaaaaaaacctctagTTCTTCATGGCTTTGGCTTTGCGCTTGTGTGCAGCTGAGCATCTGCTTCGGACGGACCCGGAGGACGGCCTGGAGGGCTTCTTCATATCGTTGTTCGTGaggaaagcagcagcagcagccgatgcTGTAAAGCCTAGCAATGGTGGTTTGGGAGTGAGCAAGCAGGTTTTTAAGAGACGTAACGGGCTCATGGCTTTCGGCTCATCGAGACTGTCCAGGATGATGATGCTCTGCTCTACCCGGGGTCTCTCGAGAAGATGATCCTTTAGGATCTCTTCGATCTTCTTTCTTTGAAAGCTAAGGAAACTGAGTGTTCAACTggaaaattttgttttgaaatgCTTAGACGaggaatttttctttttctttttttggtttttgtaGACGCAATGACATTTAAGGGCAAATTTCATTCCATTTCACGGCTACCAAGCCACACAAAATACATAAGCAGATAACTAATACCACACACTTATTCACTGATTACTTGATCAGACGATCACTAACTAGCTCAAAAGAAGAACACAAACATTCCAGGACCATCATGATGATGGCAGCGACGCACGGTTCGCCTACTTGCCCTTGCCCTtgggctcgccggcgccggcgaccttgACCTCGACGACGCGCGGCTTCTTGGGCTCCGGTGGCGGCTTCTTGTCGACGGTGACGGTGAGCACCCCGTCCTTGTACTCGGCGCGGACGCCGTCGAGGTCGGCGCTCTCCGGCAGCGGGAACCTCCTCATGAACTTGCCCATCCGCC of the Oryza sativa Japonica Group chromosome 2, ASM3414082v1 genome contains:
- the LOC4328735 gene encoding 25S rRNA (cytosine-C(5))-methyltransferase NSUN5 isoform X1, giving the protein MPPPPPSKNRGHVPAPRPPPGKPPGRRMASRDAAERAAFFARREAAAVLRRVLRGDASRRAAGSIKSLVYSPSVRNKRATFALVCQTLKYLPILKEVLASTGVLTSKWKKQEELVFVTAYDILFGQETAASGSVEQLIMLHKDTIMAALEKMCIRRKVRSVEDLVSKKRTVKPKPRFLRVNTLRTSTDSVIEELNKIHKVDKDELVPDLLVLPPGTDLHNHHLVSEGKVFLQGKASCMVAVALCPEPGWKVIDACAAPGNKTVHLAALMNGEGSITACELNKERTKTLQNTIRRSGANNIETINGDFLDIDSNDPSYAEVRAILLDPSCSGSGISTERLDHLLPSHSRGNQDDASTSSRIRKLSAFQRKALSHALSFPSVERVVYSTCSIHQAENEDVVSSVLPLASSLGFELATPFPQWRRRGLPVFEGSEHLLRTDPEDGLEGFFISLFVRKAAAAADAVKPSNGGLGVSKQVFKRRNGLMAFGSSRLSRMMMLCSTRGLSRR
- the LOC4328735 gene encoding 25S rRNA (cytosine-C(5))-methyltransferase NSUN5 isoform X2, giving the protein MPPPPPSKNRGHVPAPRPPPGKPPGRRMASRDAAERAAFFARREAAAVLRRVLRGDASRRAAGSIKSLVYSPSVRNKRATFALVCQTLKYLPILKEVLASTGVLTSKWKKQEELVFVTAYDILFGQETAASGSVEQLIMLHKDTIMAALEKMCIRRKVRSVEDLVSKKRTVKPKPRFLRVNTLRTSTDSVIEELNKIHKVDKDELVPDLLVLPPGTDLHNHHLVSEGKGKASCMVAVALCPEPGWKVIDACAAPGNKTVHLAALMNGEGSITACELNKERTKTLQNTIRRSGANNIETINGDFLDIDSNDPSYAEVRAILLDPSCSGSGISTERLDHLLPSHSRGNQDDASTSSRIRKLSAFQRKALSHALSFPSVERVVYSTCSIHQAENEDVVSSVLPLASSLGFELATPFPQWRRRGLPVFEGSEHLLRTDPEDGLEGFFISLFVRKAAAAADAVKPSNGGLGVSKQVFKRRNGLMAFGSSRLSRMMMLCSTRGLSRR